Proteins co-encoded in one Osmerus mordax isolate fOsmMor3 chromosome 11, fOsmMor3.pri, whole genome shotgun sequence genomic window:
- the LOC136952096 gene encoding gap junction delta-2 protein, producing the protein MGEWTILERLLEAAVQQHSTMIGRILLTVVVIFRILIVAIVGETVYEDEQAMFICNTMQPGCNQACYDKAFPISHIRYWVFQIILVCTPSLCFITYSVHQSAKQRDRRYSFLYPLLDRDYGGQGGARKLRNINGILVQHGDSGREKEEPECLEVKEIPNAPRGLTHAKNKVRRQEGISRFYIIQVVFRNALEIGFLAGQYFLYGFSVPGIFECDRYPCLKEVECYVSRPTEKTVFLVFMFAVSGICVLLNLAELNHLGWKKIKAAVRGVQARRKSICEIRKKDMSHLSQPPNMGRTQSSESAYV; encoded by the exons aaTCTTGCTAACCGTGGTGGTGATATTCCGTATCTTGATCGTGGCCATCGTCGGTGAGACCGTTTATGAGGACGAGCAGGCCATGTTCATCTGCAACACCATGCAGCCCGGCTGCAACCAGGCCTGCTACGACAAGGCCTTCCCCATCTCTCACATCCGCTACTGGGTGTTCCAGATCATCCTGGTGTGCACGCCCAGCCTCTGCTTCATCACCTACTCCGTGCACCAGTCTGCCAAGCAGCGCGACCGCCGCTACTCCTTCCTGTACCCGCTGCTGGACAGGGACTACGGCGGGCAGGGCGGAGCCCGGAAGCTGCGGAACATCAACGGGATCCTGGTCCAGCATGGAGACAGTGggcgggagaaggaggagccagAATgtctggaggtgaaggagatacCAAACGCACCGCGAGGGCTTACGCACGCCAAGAACAAG GTGCGTCGTCAGGAAGGTATTTCCCGGTTCTACATCATCCAGGTAGTGTTCCGGAACGCTCTGGAGATTGGCTTCCTGGCCGGACAGTACTTCCTGTATGGCTTCAGCGTTCCGGGGATCTTCGAGTGTGACCGCTACCCCTGCCTGAAGGAGGTGGAGTGCTACGTGTCTCGGCCCACGGAGAAGACCGTGTTCCTGGTCTTCATGTTCGCGGTCAGTGGCATCTGTGTCCTGCTGAACCTGGCTGAGCTCAACCACCTGGGCTGGAAGAAGATCAAGGCAGCTGTGCGTGGTGTGCAAGCTCGCAGGAAGTCCATCTGTGAGATTAGGAAGAAGGATATGTCCCACCTGTCACAGCCCCCCAATATGGGGCGAACCCAGTCCAGCGAATCAGCCTATGTCTGA